One window of Jannaschia sp. CCS1 genomic DNA carries:
- a CDS encoding TRAP transporter small permease, with protein MLHRLSAAWARVEMATAALLAVAVTLLILLNVVTRSMNNALFWVDETAIYAMVWMTFLGASAAIQSRQQVAITILTDALPGGARRVAAKLVDALVFVFACAMLYFCWRWYLPLTIIGTGFDTMAFQGATFNFIYAEPTSTIGIQKWIIWLVMPLFSCGVFLHALAHLIDLTPPEARLSEVQA; from the coding sequence ATGCTCCACCGCCTCTCCGCCGCTTGGGCGCGGGTCGAGATGGCCACCGCTGCCCTTCTGGCGGTCGCCGTGACCCTGCTGATCCTGCTCAACGTCGTGACCCGCTCGATGAACAACGCGCTCTTCTGGGTCGATGAGACGGCGATCTACGCCATGGTCTGGATGACGTTTCTGGGCGCCTCCGCCGCGATCCAATCCCGCCAGCAGGTGGCGATCACGATCCTGACCGATGCGCTGCCGGGCGGGGCGCGCCGCGTGGCCGCAAAACTGGTCGACGCGCTGGTCTTCGTCTTCGCCTGCGCCATGCTCTACTTTTGCTGGCGCTGGTATCTGCCGCTGACGATCATCGGCACCGGATTTGACACGATGGCGTTCCAGGGCGCGACCTTCAATTTCATCTATGCCGAACCCACCAGCACCATCGGCATCCAGAAGTGGATCATCTGGCTGGTCATGCCCCTGTTTTCCTGTGGCGTCTTCCTGCACGCGCTGGCCCATCTGATCGACCTCACCCCGCCCGAGGCACGGCTGTCGGAGGTGCAGGCATGA
- a CDS encoding TRAP transporter substrate-binding protein, whose amino-acid sequence MKTINALMASAAVAMTGVAGTQAVADDFRLGLITPPPHVWTLAAGEFGEALAEASDGAHSVSIFPARQLGNEAEMLQQLQTGALDMAFMTVAEVSNRAPEFGAFYAPYLANDMAHAAAILRSDEARALLDQLPATVGVVGVGYGSAGMRQILTNGGADSAADLAGQKIRITPFEPILDFYNAFGVAPTPMPLPAVFDALANGQVDGIDMDAELIVLLNYHEHADTMIQTNHMMFPMVGLVSGRVWAGLTAEDQAMISELMAAAVDSTLDVYVERDGPWLEEIEATGISYQVAGPEFFGDAIETWEAAWTERAGDALAALRSAAAELE is encoded by the coding sequence ATGAAGACAATCAATGCATTAATGGCATCTGCCGCCGTGGCAATGACCGGTGTCGCGGGCACGCAGGCCGTGGCGGACGACTTTCGTCTGGGCCTGATCACGCCGCCCCCCCATGTCTGGACGTTGGCGGCGGGCGAGTTTGGCGAGGCGCTGGCCGAGGCCTCGGACGGGGCGCATTCCGTGAGCATTTTCCCGGCCCGCCAGTTGGGCAACGAGGCGGAGATGTTGCAGCAATTGCAGACCGGCGCGCTGGACATGGCGTTCATGACGGTGGCCGAAGTGTCCAATCGCGCGCCCGAGTTCGGCGCCTTCTACGCGCCCTATCTGGCCAACGACATGGCCCATGCAGCGGCGATCCTGCGGTCCGATGAGGCGCGGGCTTTGCTGGATCAACTGCCCGCCACGGTGGGCGTTGTCGGCGTGGGCTATGGTTCTGCGGGTATGCGGCAGATCCTGACCAATGGGGGTGCAGACAGCGCGGCAGACCTTGCCGGTCAGAAGATCCGCATCACGCCATTTGAACCCATTCTGGACTTCTACAATGCGTTCGGCGTCGCCCCCACGCCCATGCCTTTGCCCGCCGTCTTCGACGCGCTGGCCAACGGGCAGGTCGACGGGATCGACATGGACGCCGAGCTGATCGTGCTGCTGAACTACCACGAGCATGCCGATACGATGATCCAGACCAACCACATGATGTTCCCGATGGTGGGCCTTGTGTCGGGGCGCGTCTGGGCGGGCTTGACCGCGGAAGATCAGGCGATGATTTCCGAGTTGATGGCGGCGGCTGTGGACAGCACGCTGGACGTCTATGTGGAGCGGGACGGCCCGTGGCTGGAAGAGATCGAGGCCACCGGCATCAGCTATCAGGTTGCCGGGCCAGAGTTCTTTGGCGATGCCATTGAGACATGGGAAGCCGCCTGGACGGAACGTGCCGGAGATGCGCTGGCAGCCTTGCGCTCTGCTGCGGCAGAATTAGAATAA
- a CDS encoding TRAP transporter large permease, which produces MTPVIFLTKLLLAVPVAIVLSLTAIWYIWESDNTILYESFAQRMFSGIESYGLLAIPLFMLTGELMNEGGMTRRLINAARVFVGGFRGGLAYINLLANMFMAAIVGSAAAQIAVMSRAMVPAMEEEGYDRGFAAATTAAGGLLAPVIPPSMLFVIYGVLAQIPIGNMFLAGIIPGLILSVCFALVIALIGLRQQFPKGEWMAARDAWNAVLYALPAMLIPAAIIGGIIGGIATPTESAAVASVVAFLLGWLLYRELNPTKLFEMFKRTALNASLIIFMIAAANVFGWVIIYEALPQRLAEFITTITQNPFVFLLIVNLVLLFVGMLIDGIAAIILVTPILLPIAIDSYGISPYQFGVVISLNLVLGLLTPPVGVGLYIASAMSETPTGRILKALWPFLLAVTAVLILLSYAPALSTMLID; this is translated from the coding sequence ATGACGCCCGTCATCTTCCTGACCAAGCTGCTGCTGGCGGTTCCGGTTGCCATCGTCCTGTCGTTGACCGCGATCTGGTACATCTGGGAGAGTGACAACACGATCCTCTATGAGAGCTTCGCGCAGCGGATGTTTTCCGGGATCGAAAGCTATGGCTTGCTCGCCATCCCGCTGTTCATGCTGACCGGAGAGCTGATGAACGAGGGCGGCATGACCCGCCGTCTGATCAACGCGGCGCGCGTCTTCGTGGGCGGGTTTCGCGGGGGGCTGGCCTACATCAATCTGTTGGCCAACATGTTCATGGCCGCCATCGTCGGGTCCGCTGCCGCCCAGATCGCGGTGATGTCGCGCGCCATGGTCCCCGCGATGGAAGAAGAAGGCTACGACCGCGGTTTCGCGGCGGCGACTACGGCGGCCGGTGGCCTGCTGGCCCCGGTGATCCCGCCTTCAATGCTGTTCGTGATCTACGGCGTCTTGGCACAGATCCCCATCGGCAACATGTTCCTGGCGGGCATCATCCCGGGCCTGATCCTATCGGTCTGCTTCGCGCTGGTGATCGCGCTGATCGGGCTGCGACAGCAGTTCCCCAAGGGGGAGTGGATGGCCGCGCGGGACGCCTGGAACGCGGTGCTTTATGCGCTGCCCGCGATGCTGATCCCGGCGGCGATCATCGGGGGCATCATCGGCGGCATCGCGACGCCAACGGAATCCGCTGCCGTGGCGAGCGTTGTGGCATTTCTGCTGGGATGGCTGCTCTATCGGGAATTGAACCCAACGAAACTGTTTGAAATGTTCAAGCGCACCGCGCTGAATGCGTCGCTGATCATCTTCATGATCGCGGCCGCAAACGTCTTTGGCTGGGTCATTATCTATGAGGCGCTGCCGCAGCGGCTGGCCGAATTTATCACCACGATCACCCAGAACCCGTTCGTGTTTTTGCTGATTGTAAACCTCGTGTTGCTGTTTGTGGGCATGCTGATCGACGGCATCGCTGCGATCATTCTGGTGACGCCGATCCTGTTGCCGATTGCCATCGACAGCTACGGGATCTCTCCCTACCAGTTCGGGGTCGTGATCTCGCTGAACCTGGTGCTTGGCCTGCTGACCCCACCGGTGGGCGTGGGCCTCTACATCGCGTCGGCCATGTCCGAGACGCCGACGGGCCGGATCTTGAAGGCGCTTTGGCCGTTCCTGCTGGCGGTCACGGCAGTGCTGATCCTGCTGAGCTACGCGCCCGCGCTGTCGACGATGTTGATAGATTGA
- a CDS encoding aspartate dehydrogenase: MRVGIIGKGAIAGYVTAQIAAMADVSIAARVLRQPVDGAVTDVADLPALDLLIDCAGHAGLSAHGPQALAREIDVLTLSLGALADAALSQRLAEAATQGAARLHLASGAIGALDALRAAKAGGLTRVTYTGRKPPAGWRGSPAEDVLDLSSLTEATPHFEGSARNAALRYPKNANVAAAVALAGLGFDDTQVALIADPNAAGNIHEITAEGTFGQLAFTITGNSLPDNPRSSALAAMSAIAAIRQLHDPIRFA, from the coding sequence ATGCGGGTTGGGATCATCGGCAAGGGGGCGATTGCGGGCTATGTCACGGCGCAGATTGCGGCGATGGCAGATGTGTCCATTGCGGCTCGTGTTTTGCGCCAACCGGTGGACGGCGCAGTCACCGATGTCGCGGATCTACCCGCGCTGGACCTGCTGATTGATTGCGCGGGCCATGCCGGGCTGTCCGCCCATGGCCCGCAGGCGTTGGCGCGGGAGATCGACGTGCTGACCCTGTCGCTGGGGGCATTGGCCGATGCCGCGTTAAGCCAAAGGCTGGCGGAGGCCGCCACCCAAGGCGCCGCCCGTCTGCATCTGGCGAGCGGGGCCATCGGCGCGCTGGATGCCCTGCGTGCGGCCAAAGCGGGCGGCCTGACCCGCGTGACCTATACGGGCCGAAAGCCGCCCGCGGGCTGGCGCGGATCTCCGGCAGAGGATGTATTGGACCTGTCTTCGCTGACCGAGGCCACGCCGCATTTTGAAGGGTCAGCCCGCAATGCCGCCCTGCGCTATCCCAAAAACGCCAATGTCGCCGCTGCCGTGGCCCTTGCAGGATTGGGGTTTGACGACACGCAGGTGGCCCTGATCGCCGATCCGAACGCGGCAGGCAACATCCACGAGATCACCGCAGAGGGCACATTCGGGCAGCTTGCGTTCACCATCACCGGCAACAGCCTGCCCGATAATCCCCGGTCATCGGCGCTGGCCGCGATGTCCGCGATTGCCGCAATCCGGCAACTTCACGATCCCATCCGCTTCGCCTGA
- a CDS encoding 3-hydroxyanthranilate 3,4-dioxygenase — MARLSAFNFKAWIDEHRHLLKPPVGNKMVYEDADLMVTVVGGPNKRTDYHDDPVEEFFYQLEGDMVLKLYDGEEFYDVPIREGEIFLLPPHMRHSPQRPQEGSVGLVIEAKRPEGAADAIEWYCFNCGNLVHRAELMLTSIVDDLPPVYQAFYASEEARTCGSCGEVHPGKEPPEGWVTL; from the coding sequence ATGGCCCGGCTTTCAGCGTTCAACTTCAAGGCTTGGATTGATGAGCATCGCCACCTTCTCAAGCCGCCCGTCGGCAACAAGATGGTGTATGAGGACGCCGACCTGATGGTCACCGTCGTGGGCGGCCCGAACAAGCGCACCGATTACCATGACGACCCGGTGGAGGAGTTTTTCTACCAGCTGGAGGGCGATATGGTCCTGAAGCTCTACGACGGGGAGGAGTTCTATGACGTGCCGATCCGCGAGGGCGAGATTTTCCTGCTGCCGCCCCATATGCGTCATTCCCCGCAGCGCCCGCAGGAGGGCAGCGTGGGGTTGGTGATCGAGGCCAAGCGGCCCGAGGGGGCGGCGGATGCGATTGAATGGTACTGCTTCAATTGCGGCAATCTGGTGCACCGCGCCGAGCTGATGCTGACCTCCATCGTGGACGATCTGCCCCCGGTCTATCAGGCGTTTTATGCGTCCGAGGAGGCGCGGACCTGCGGCTCCTGCGGAGAGGTACACCCCGGCAAGGAGCCGCCGGAGGGATGGGTCACGCTGTAA